The DNA window GAATTCAAAAACACAAATGGTGGGGTTACCTAATAATTAAACCCATAAATTACACCAAAACCTATTCTTGAATAATACAAAGTCAAAAACAAACATACAACAATACCAATTAAAACAAAACCAAGAAAGCAAACAATAATCTCAAGTATACATAGAATTCCCTCTGAACTGCTTTTTGAAGTAAACTTTTAAGTAAGAATTAGATGGCATCCGTAAAAATCGAACTCGTCACGACACAGTAATCACCAACTATACTAATAATCCAAGTTAGATATCATATACTTGCCTATGACATTGTTTTGGTTCATCAACCACTGCTTCTGCTCACTTGCCAAAAATTGTTGATCCAATGAATTGCTCCTCGAAAATTGTTCCACCTCATTATGTCCTAAAAATGgactttgattttgaaattgaattggaAACTGAGGAACTGCACGAAATGTAGGCATTGAAACCGTATGTTGAAGGCTTTGTGCTTCAATTGGATCATCTAAGAATGGATTGTAGTAGTTGTTTGGTGGCATTGGGTGGCTTTGTACTTGTTGGTAGGGTTGAGATGGCCGCAGCGGCGGAGGCGGTAGGTCCGGCTCGAATAAAATAAGCTCCCAATTGTCTGACAAATTGCCAGCATGGGCAGCAGAGGGGCCCGCCTCCTCTGCATCATGTGCTACTGGCATTTTGTCAGACATTGGTAGTAGTGAGGGTGAGGATAGTGGTGATGGCGAAGCTAGTGTCTCGGTCAACACGAGCTCCCAATTGTCAGAGGGTGACGATTGTGGGAATCTGTGATGTCTTTGTTCTCGGTCATCGAGGTCCGACCCGTCCCACTGCGAGATGAGGTCGACCATGGAGTAGGAGACGGGGAGGGACCTGATCGAGGACGTCTCACTCATCATGAACGCCTCGTCTCGCTGTGGGGGCTCCGCGTAAGCCTCGAGATCAATGGAGATGGCCGAGCACGCGGACGTCTTCGTCGCCGTGGCGTTGATTAGGTATTGTAGCGAGGTGCACGACGATCCCACGTCGGACAACGATCTCTCCCCCTGATTGCCTCTCTCTGTTTCTTTGTCTTGAATGACCTTTGCATTGGATGATAGAGAAGTGGATTGTTCATTCAAGAATTCTTGCAAAGCCTCAATTAGGTGTTCTGATATTGATTGAATGCTTGGATACTCAGAGCTACGCCCAACGCCTATGCTTTTGCATAAAGTGTAGAAATTGTTTAGCTCTTTGAATTGCTTTGTAGCTTTAGCGCAAGCGTGGAAGGCACCGACACAATTTTGGAATTGTAGATGGAAGAAGTTATCAAGAATGAGAGAGAGGCCATCTGAGATGTCTTTGTATAGATCGAAGCTCTCTTGAACGACGTCGTATAGACAAGTTTGGACCAATCGGTTGATCCGGGCCTCTCCCGTTGGCCGGGTGGTGATGGCCCGGTCGAGCAGTCGTTGCCAATACGTGATCCGGTCGAGGAGTATTGCCGGTTTCATATCTAAAACCGGCTCGCTAGACCGCTTGCCACCGATCGTTGCCCGTTGGTAGGTCGGGCTCTCCTTGACCGACCCGTTAACGTGCCTTCTCCGTTGGAGCTTGCCCGTGATGAAGCACTCGAGGCGCTCGTCTAGGTAGAGGGCAAAGGTCCGGACGAAGGACGTGAAGTCCCACGGGCTGCTCGAGCTCGACTCGTCTCGGAAGGAGGCAAG is part of the Salvia splendens isolate huo1 chromosome 22, SspV2, whole genome shotgun sequence genome and encodes:
- the LOC121786511 gene encoding clathrin coat assembly protein AP180-like, yielding MPSKLQRAIGAVKDQTSINLVKVSNTTSSSLEVAVLKATTHDDDPVDEKFVREVLLLVSSNKFHAAACARAIGKRIGRTRNWIVALKSLMLVLRILQDGDPYFPREVFHAMKRGAKILNLASFRDESSSSSPWDFTSFVRTFALYLDERLECFITGKLQRRRHVNGSVKESPTYQRATIGGKRSSEPVLDMKPAILLDRITYWQRLLDRAITTRPTGEARINRLVQTCLYDVVQESFDLYKDISDGLSLILDNFFHLQFQNCVGAFHACAKATKQFKELNNFYTLCKSIGVGRSSEYPSIQSISEHLIEALQEFLNEQSTSLSSNAKVIQDKETERGNQGERSLSDVGSSCTSLQYLINATATKTSACSAISIDLEAYAEPPQRDEAFMMSETSSIRSLPVSYSMVDLISQWDGSDLDDREQRHHRFPQSSPSDNWELVLTETLASPSPLSSPSLLPMSDKMPVAHDAEEAGPSAAHAGNLSDNWELILFEPDLPPPPLRPSQPYQQVQSHPMPPNNYYNPFLDDPIEAQSLQHTVSMPTFRAVPQFPIQFQNQSPFLGHNEVEQFSRSNSLDQQFLASEQKQWLMNQNNVIGKYMISNLDY